A stretch of DNA from Candidatus Poribacteria bacterium:
TGCCAACCCTGCGCTCAAGCTGACGCGTCGCCAGGAGTTCCTGCAGGCACAGGTGCTCCACGACAACGGTCAGCGCGCTCGAGCGCGTGACCTGTGGGACAAGGTCGTGCGGTCGGGAAGCGACGACCTGACCCACCGCTCCCGCTACGCTGTCGGCATGTCGTACATGCGGGAGCGCGACTGGGGCAACGCGAACAAGGTCTTCACCAAGCTGATCGCGACGGCGGGAGCCAGCTACAAAGCTCGCGGGACGCTCCAGAAGGCGCTCGCGGCGCGCCGTGACCAGAAGCGCACGACGGCGCTGAAGGTGTTCGACGATCTCGAGCGGCTCTACCCCAAATCCGATGTCTTCGTCGAGTGCCTGATGGAACATGCGTGGACGCTGAAGGACGCAGGCGACTACGCCGGCGCGTTGGCGTTCTACTCCCGCGTCGCGCGCGACTTCGGCAAGAGCTCGTTCGGCGATGAAGCCTCATGGCAGTCGGCGTGGTGCCAGATCAAGCTCGGGTCGAACGACTCCGCGATCCAATCTCTCACGTCGCTCGTATTGCAGCACCCCAAGAGCAGCCATGTGGGTCGCGCGTGGTTCTGGATCGGCAAGCTGTCTGAGCGCGTCGGCAAGTGGTCGGAATCAGCAGACGCCTATCGCCGTGTCGTCGAGGCGGACACCTACTACTACGTCGACCGAGCGATTGAGCGTCTGGGAGCACTGGAATCCGACGGCCGAATACCACGGTCCGTCGTGCCGGCACTGCGCCGTGTCGTCGCGAAGTCCGCCATATCGCTGGATACGCTTCGAGGCCAGGTATCCGACCGAGTCACGCTGATGGAGGCGCTGAGCGACTACGGAGCCGCCATCGCGGAACTGACCTCGCTCGCGCAGCGCGACGCGTCGCAGCGCGCCAAGTACACGTTCCACGTCGTGACGGCCTATCAGGCAGCGGGCAAGCCGTATCAGGCATACCTCGCCGCGTATCGCTTCACGACGCTGCCCGAGGTGCGATCCAACGGAACCGCGCCCCCAATCGAGATCGGCGAACTGCTCTACCCGCTGCCATACCCCGAAGCCATTGAGAAGGAGGGGCGGGAGTTCGACATCGACCCGCACTACATCGCCGCGACCATTCGCGAGGAGAGCCGGTTTAACCCGACGGTCAAGTCGTGGGCGGGAGCTTACGGACTCATGCAGGTCATGCCGGACACCGGCAAGGTCGTCGCGCAGCGGCTCGGGATCGAGTCGTTCACGACGTCCATGCTACTGGATCCGGAGGTGAACATCCGCATCGGGAGCTGGTACCTGCGTTCACTGATGGATCAGTTTGGCGACGATCCGTACCTGGTCGCTGGGGCTTACAATGGCGGGCCGGGCCGCATGAGTCGCTGGCAGACTGAGTTCGGGGTGACGGATCGAGACGAGTTCATCGAGCAGATACCGATTGACGAGACCCGCAACCACATTTTCAAGGTTATGCACGCCTACAACACGTACACGCGGCTCTACGAGGACCTCGGAGCCGAATGAGTCCACGTCTATAGTGCCATGATGCGGAGACCTGCCTGATCCGCCTGTCGCACGCACTCCTCGCGGTCGAGCAGAAACGTCCTGCCCGCCTCCACGACGATCATCGACGCGTGTGCCTCGATCAGAACGTGGATCGTGTCTGCGCCAATCGTCGGCACATCGAACCGGAAATCGTGCTCCGGACGCGCCGCCTTGGCGACGACGACGCCCTCCCCGCCGAGCTCTGCGCCACGGCGGATCGCCGCGTCCGTGCCCTCGATCGCCTCAATGGCGACCGGTATGCCATCCTTGACCACTACCGTCTGACCGATGTCCAGATCGGCGACGCTCCGAGCCAGCGCCATGGCAGATGCCGCCGCTTCCGCCGCGCGTTTCCCGATGCGGCGACTCGTCACCGGTCCCGCGTTCGGGACGATGTCGCCGAGGTGATACCTCTGATCGGCGATGACGAACCCACGACGCGCGAACTCATCGCCGATCGCCGCGAGGATCGCCTGGTCGCCACGAGCTCGTGTCTGGGCGAGGATCTTCAGCGCGAGCCAGTCGAGCTGCGTGGGGCGGAACACAACGTCCTTGCGGACGCTGCCGATGATGGCAAGCTCCTTGGTTCCCGACTCATCGAACACGGCGAGGATCGAAGCGATCTGCCCGACGGGAACGCGCTCCAGTCGGGCTGCAGACGCAAGGAGCTCCGGCTGAGTCTTCTCGGCGATGCTGACTACCACCACGGGTCGATGGTGAGCGGCGCGCTGGGCAAGCAGGACGGGCAGACGCCCGCCTCCTGCGATGATTCCAAGCGGCTCCGTCATGGGGACCATCAGCGGCAGACGCCGCGCTTGGATGATTCGATGAACTCGAGGAGGTGCGACACGTACGCATCGTCCTCGACTTCGTCGCGCACGCGCGCCACGTTCACGCTCAGGTTGGTGGCGTTGCGGAACAGGATGCGGTACGCCTGCTTCAGACGACGAACGGACTCTTCCGGCACGTCTCTCATCGGGTGGCTCTGAGCCGTCCCGCGCCCGAGCAGATTCAGCCCCCGAAGTCGCGCTGGATGACCGTCTGCAACTGTGTAGGGAGGCAGGTCCTGGACGAACTTGGAGCAGGCTCCCGACATCGAGCCCCGACCCACGCGGACGAACTGGTGGAACGCGGAGTGGGCTCCGATGCGGCAGTTGCCCTCGATCTGCACGTGGCCGCCGAGGGTCGCGAAGTTCGCCATGATCACGCCGTCTCCGATGACGCAGTCATGGGCGACGTTCGACCAGTTCATCAGGAGGCATCGACTCCCCACCGACGTCGTTCCTCCGTCGAACGACGACGCCGAGATCGTCACGTACTCACGGAGAACCGTGCGGTCGCCGATGTCGGTTCTACAGATGCCGCCTCGATACTTCAAGTCGACGGACACGTGCCCGACAACTGCTCCGAAGAACAGCTCGCAACCCGAACCGATCGTCGTGTGTCGCGCCACCTTGACGTGCTCGTGGATCCTGGAGCCCGATCCGATGGTCACGTCATCGTCGATGATCGAGAATGGCCCGATCTGTACGTCATCAGCCAAGATGGCGTTCGGACTGACGATGGCACTTGAGTGGATGTCAGGCATACAGGTGCTCGTGTTTGAGGATCCGCGAACTGGTCCACGTCTCTCGCCAACGCGGGCTACCCAACGGCATCGCGGTCGGCGATTGCAAAGCTGAACGTCGCTTCGGCCGCCAGCGTGTCGCCGACGTAGGCGGCGCCGCGCAGTCTACCGACCCGCGCGCGTACGCGCAAGGCTTCGACTTCAAGACGCAACTGGTCGCCCGGAGTCACCGGTCTGCGGAACTTGGCGTCTTCGATGGTCATAAACAACGCGAGCTTCCCGGCAAAGGTCGGACTCCTCATCAGCAGGACACCGCCAGCCTGGGCGAGCGCTTCGACGATCAGCACGCCGGGCATGATGGGTCTGCCTGGGAAGTGCCCTCGGAAGAAGTCCTCGTTGCCGGTGACGTTCTTCACGGCAACGATCCGTCGCTCGCCTTCGATCTGCACGACTCGGTCGATGAACAGGAAGGGAGCCCGATGCGGCAGGATGCCCTCGATCTGGGTCAGGTCGAGCGGCGGTTCGAGCTCGCTGACGCGAATCTCCTGCTGCTGACGGCATAGTTCTGCCAACTGTCGGCTGAGCTGGAGGTTCAGAGCGTGCTGCGACCGAACCGCGATGATGTGAGCGAGCGGCAGTGAACCCGCCGTGTACAGGTCGCCGATCAGGTCGAGAACCTTGTGGCGCACCATCTCGTCTTGGAAGCGGAAGGCGTGCCCGCCGCCGGGTTGACCGCTCTCGTCGATCACGAGCACGTTCGAGTCGTCCGCTCCCTTACCAAGCCCGGCGGATCGGAGCGCGGCGACTTCATCTTCGAAGCAGAAGGTCCGCGCAGGCGCAATCTCGCGCTGGTACGTCTCAGGCGTAATGTCGAACGTTGCGATCTGCGTCTGAACGCCCGCTCTGCCGTAGTTGTCGAAGACGAACGTGACGCGCAATCGATCCGACGGAATCAGGTCGATCCGCCGATCACCGTGCTCGACGTGGATCGGCTCCGACAGCCGCAGCCGGCGACGCGGTACCGCCTGAGTCGCGATCCCAGCGTCGATGATCGCGTCAACGAGGGGGCTGGCACTGCCGTCGCCAATCGGAGGCTCCGGCGCGTCGATCTCGATGAGAGCGTTGTCGATGCCGACGCCCGCCAGCGCGGACATGACGTGTTCGATGGTCTGAACGCTGGCTTCGCCCGCCCGCACCCCTGTGCTTCTGCCCAAGTCGCTGACTAGGTTCTCCGGGACGACCGCGACCGTTGGGCGAGCCGGCTGATCGACTCGTTGGAAGGCGATCCCCGTGTTCGGTGCTGCCGGGCAGACGCGCATCGTCGCCTCGACTCCCAGCATCAGACTGATGCCGGACACGACGGCAGGCGACGCGACCGTCTGCTGAAGGGTGGATTCGTCCTTGGAACGGTCAGTGGATGATGTCGGCATCGCGGTCACGGCAACGACGTATCGGCTAGGCTTCCGCCCACATGCTCGGCAAGCGTCGTCGAGAACCGGTTCTTTCCGCCTTCTCCGACGTCGAAGAACAGGTACGCGGTTTCGGCTGGGTGTACCGCCGTCCGGATGCTATCGAGGCTGACGCTGCAGATGGGGGAGGGTGGGATCCCGTCGATCACGTAGGTGTTGTACGGCGACTGCGCCGAGCGGTCGGAAGGCATCATGCTCCGCTGCGGGTTCCCGAGACCGTAGGCGATGGTCGGCTCAGACTGAAGCCGCATGCCGCGTCTCAGCCGGTTGTGGAACACCGAACTGACGCGACGCTTGCCGTCTGCCGTACCCGCCTCCTGCTCGATGATCGATGCGAGCGTCAGGACATCCTGCGAGCTCATCGATGGGTAGAGCCGTCGCGCGTCCGCGAACAGGTCAGCCGTCGCAGCGTGGAACTCATCCAACATCAGAGCCGCCACGGTCCGCGCTGGGCTCCCTTTCGGGAACCGGTAGCTTCCAGCGAGGATGTAACCGTCCGGCAACGGGCTCCTCAGCCCGTACTTGGCGAGGAGACGGTCGTCGTTCAGGGCTGTGAGCAACTCAAGCGCGGGACCGAACCCGTTCGCCTGCCACAGCAGAGCGATCTGCGTGTTGGTCACGCGGCTTGGAAGCGTCCAGACGACGTATGTCGCGGATCCACGGAGATCGTCCAGCAAGTAGTCCGTGGTTGGGGCGACCGGTCGCGGAAGCGCGTCCGACGCCTGACTGTCGGAGCCGCTCTCATTGGCGGAACCGAATGGCTGCGGCAACATCGAGGCTGCGAGAGGCGCTGTCGCAGGAGATGTAGCGGTCTCGACGCGAGGGGCTCCGTGTGTTGCCCGTACGTACCTCCTCAGCGCCTTGGACGCCGCAAGCGATGGCCCGGCAACCACGAGTGACAGCCCAAAGGCAGCCGTAGCTAAAGCCGCGACCGCCACGATGGCTCGCCAGGGGAGTCGTTTGGGGGTAACGAAACGGATCGAATGTCCAGTGCGCTGGAAAAGGCGCTGGCGGAGGCACCGCGCAGCCAGGTCGTGGAGGCGTTCGTGTTCGTAATGCTTCATTCACCACCTAGCACTGGGAGGAACCGATAGCTACCGCGCTCGTGAAACCCCTCGAACCTGCGCGCGCATCGGGCACACGAGTAGATGATCGTTCGGTGTTCCGGGAGGTGGATCACCTCAAGCTCGACAAAGCCCCTAGCACGCGCGTTGCCCGGTGTGAGCCCGGCAGTTCGGGCTTCGAGGTCGCAATCACACACACCGTCCGCGTGATTCACGCTTCGATCCATTTCGGCTGCCTGCCCGAGCCCCACTTTCACCCCGCTCTACACGCCAATATAGCGCATGGACCTGCGGGAGGCAACACGAGGGGGGCGAGCTAGAAGCGCGCAAGAAACGAAACGCGATGCCCATCGCCCACGCCATCGTCGGGCACAAACGCGTAGTCGAGCTGGAAGTCGACGTTCTCAAGCGCCTTGGTACCCTGCGACCGCAGACCGATGCCGACGCTGAACCCATTCGCAGGCGATTCGCTGTTGGCGAACTGGTATCCGGCGCGGAAGGCGATCTGATCGCGGAACCATTGCTCGGTACCAGCGCGGACGCTCGTGTCGCCGTCGCTCGGCATCACGACGTCGACGGCAACCATGGGCCCGTCGTCCGACAGGCACGCGGACGCTCCCAGACGGACGGTCGTCGGCAACGGCGCATCGTCGATGTCTGGGCCCAGGTTCAGCACACTGCCGCCGAGGTCGATCTTCCTGTAGCTGAGTTGGGCTCCGAGGTCGAACGATGCTCCCGTCACCGTGTCGATGTCGTAGTCTTCGCGGATTCCCTTCACCGCGCCGCCTATGCTCAGCGATCCCAGACGGCACGCGGCTGCACCACCGATGGCGTATGTGGATGCCGTGAACTCCGAGTCAGCCTCGAGCGTGTCTCCGGCACGGCGCTCAATGCTAGCGAACACGCCCTGGAAAGTCGCGCCGACTGCCAGCTTCGGCGACACCCGATGGGCGTAGATCAGCGTGTCGTGACTGATGCCGCCGAACGAGAAATCGTGTGTGCCGGTGATCTGGCGACCGTCGATCGACGACAAGGCTGCAGGGTTGCCAAACGCAGCATCGAGGTCTCCGGTGATACCCACGGACGTACCGCCCATGGCGGCGCCCCGGCTGCCGGACTCCATCTTGAGGAATGCCGCACTGCGAGTGCCGGCTTTCTCATGGATGTCACTCTCAGCCCTTGCCGTCGAGTTTCCGATTGCCACAGACAGCAGCACGCCCGCGACACCAATCGTTCTCACGAGGGTTGGCATCGGTCGTCTCGTCATCGAGGTCTCCATCTGCCCCAGTTCTCCAGTGCGCGTCCGCTATCGAACTACGACGAGTCGTCCCATCCGGCGGACCTTGCTCGAGCCGTCGTCGACTTCGACCTGCCAGACGTAGATGCCGCTGGCGACGCGTGTGCCGCTGCGGTTGCTCAGGTCCCACGTCATCGCTTGACTGTTCGCCGTGCGTTCACGCGACGCATCGACCGTGCGGCTGAACAAGAGAGTGCCGGCCACGTCGTAGATGCTCAACGTGACGCGAGCGCCCTCCGCTTGGTTCGTCTCGAACGAGAAGTGCGCCGTGTCGGCGTCTCGATGGAGCGGCGAGGGCCACGAGTAGACGGGACCCTTGAACGCGAGTGCGGTCGTGAACTCCAACGTCCCGACATCGACGATGTTCGTGTTGCCGGCGCGGTCCGTGACACGAACCGCGAGTCGGTACTTGCCGGACCGACTGGGCAAGAAGTCTGCCGACCATTGCGCCCATGCCTTCTGCTGCTCCGTGCTCTCGTCGTCAGCGGCTTCCCAGGCGAGCTCCTCGCCGTCCGGGCCCGTGCCGCCGATCTCAACGAGCGCCACGCCCGAAGCCGTCACCGACAACTGCTGGTTGCCGCCGCCGGTAGTACCAGCCGTGTCACTCGCCGTCCCGGCGATGTGAGCCGGCTTGCTCTCGAAGACGCCAGTGCCGCCGGCGTTCGTGATGGCTGCCACCGGAGCGGTTTTCTCGTAGAGGAACGTGGCTCCTGCGGTCCGAGACGGCTGGATGCCCAACCCGTGGACGTCCAGTCCGACTGCTGTGATCTGGACTCGGTAGATGCCCTGATCCGCTAGCGCCCCTGAGATGAACTCGAGCGTGTCCGTGCCGTTCTGGCGAGTCGTGCCTGAGATCGGCGCTCCTTGTGGCGACACGACCGAAATCGTCGACCGGGCGAGATCCGCGCCAGCGCCGTCATCCGATATCTTCACCCGAAGCGTGATACCGGACTCCGAGTTCACACTTGTCGGGTACTCCAGGCTGTTCGTGTCGACCATGACAGGTCGGTCGTTCAGCGTCAGGGTCGCAACATCGACGGTCGGAGCCTTCGTGTCGAGCTCGAACTCATAGATGGCGACGGTCTCGTTGCCGGCTCGGTCCAGCGGCGCGATCGTCAGCGTGAACGCACCGTCCTGGCTCCCATCGCTCGCCAAGGGGCGCGTGAGGATCAACGCGAGCGACTGGGAACCGTCTCCGGAAACCGAACCGTCGAGCGGCTTGCCGTCCGGGCCCTGAAGCACCATCCACGAGTCGTCCACGTTGTCCCAGTCGATTCCCGAAGCCGGAGACATGTCCCGGATATCCACCGAGAACCCGGCGACGCTCTGAGTCGACCCGCTGGACGGGTAGAGCGTCTGCAGAGAGTTCGAGACGATCCGAGGCGACTGCGAGTCGTAGACGAACGTGAACGTCTTGGCGACGCCCCGCTTGCCGGCAGCATTGGCGGGCGTGACGACGATCCGATAGGTCCCGTCGTCGGAACCGTCGTCTGCCAGTGGCTTTGCGAGCCGGTAGACGAGCGTGGCGTTGCCGCTGGACGACTGCGTGCCGGCGACCGTGTTCCCGCTGTTGTCCGTCAGCCGGATCTCGGTGTGGATGGGCGACAAGGAGATGCCGCCGTTGTTCGTCGCCTGGAGCGTGGCTGTGACCTGCGCGAGCCCCTTCGGCGCGAAAGCCTCATCCACTGGATAGGTCTTGGGCGCTGTCGACGCGACCGTCGGGATGTTCGCCGCGTGGAAGAACGAGAGGTCCGTGCTCCGCCGGTTCCCCGCGCGATCCGCCATCGACAGGCGGAGGGTATGCGTGCCGTCCTGCGTCAGGTCCTCTGCGAACGTGAACGTCAGCGTCGAGGCGCTGTCGTTGGACACGATGCCGGACACCGCTGAACCTGTCGGCGCGAGCAGCGTCGCGGTTGTCGCCGCGAAATCGATCCCGCTGGTTCCGCGGTCGGACAACGTGACCACGATGGACAGAGCATTCGTCGCCAGCGTGCCGCCGCTCTCGGGCACGGATCGCACCAACGTCGGAGCCTGCGTATCGTAGGCGATGGCGTATTCCCACTTCCCCGTGTTCCCCGCGCGGTCCACAGCGGAGACGACGACGCGATACTCGCCGTCCGCCGAGCCGTCGGTGGGCAGAGGCGAAGTCAACTGCCAGCCGACGCGGGACGTTCCGTCGGTCGTTGCACGACCCGCCACGGTGGAGCCGTTGGGTCCCAGCAACCGGACCGACTGCTGAGCCAGATCGAGCCCCGACTGGCCGTCGTCCACCAGCGTCGCCTCCGCCTGCGTGATCGATTGACCGATGTAGCTGAGCGCGAGGCTCAGGCTCGCGGGCGATATCGCCGTGACGCGGGGCGGACGAGAGTCGTACACGACAGCGCGTTCCACCGTCGTTCCGGTCCGTCCGCCAAGATCGACCGGCGTCACAGCGATGGTGTAGTTCCCGTCGTCCGTGCCGTCCGTCGCGAGCGGCAGGATCGGCGTCCACGTGAGCGTCGTACCGCTGGCGGTCGTCCTCCCGGCGACCACGCCGCGCGGACCGGTCACGCGCACGGATGACGCTCCTTCTCGGAGGTCGAGACCGGATCCGCTCAAGTCTTGGAGACCTGCCTTGATCTCGCGGAGTTCACGACGATAGGACGACTCGGTCGAGCCGGACCCAATCGCCAACGACACGACGCGAGGCGGCAGGACGACAACGGTGAACGGAATGCGGATCGCGCTCTCGGCGGCATTGCCTGCCAAGTCGCGCGGCACGATCTCGACGGAATAGGCTCCCGCAGCCGTCAGCGGCGAGAACGTCACCGTGAGCGTGTCGCCGGACGCGCGTCGGTTCGCCGGAACCGTGTTGCCCGTCGGGCCCTTGACGATCACCTGGGAACCCATCAGATCGGGCCCGCTGCCGTCGTCGGCGAGTTGTATCGTGATCTCGGAGAGCGGTTCCGAAACGGTCGCATTGGCGGCGGGCTTCGTGCTCGCCACCGTGGCAACGAGCGTATCGAGAGCGACGACGCGGCTATCCTCGATGCGGTTCCCCAGCGCGTCGACCGCCGTGACGCGAATCGTGTAGGAACCGTCGTCCGATCCGTCCGTCGAGAACGGCGCATTCGTCGTGAACGTCAACGTGCTGCCGGCTCGGCTGATGCGTCCTGGGACGGACGCGCTCGCGGCGTTCAGCAGTTCGAGGGTCGAAGCGTCCAAATCCAGACCCGCGCCGCTACGTTCCTCGAGGACCGCCTGAACCGTGCGCAGCTCGTTGACCGTGGAGCCCGCTGCAGGCGTGGTCGACACGATGCGCAGCCCACGCGTGATCACGTAGAACGGAACGCTTCGGGTTGCGGAGTTTCCGGCGCGATCTTGCAGCGTCACGTTGATCGTGTAGGTGCCGTCATCCGCCCCGTTGGTTCGGAGGGGCAGGAAACCGAGGACTAGAGCGTTGCCATCAGCCCGCTGAGTGGCGTTCACGACACCCCGAGGTCCCGTGAGCTCCAGACGCGAACTCTCGAAGTTCACACCGGACACCGCGTCACGGACCTCCGCACGTACCTCCGACAACGCCGATGCGATCGTGACGCTGGCAGCGGGCGTTGTCGACGACAGCGCTGGAGCCACGGTGTCGTAGACGAGCGTGTAGGTGCGATCCTGGCGGTTGCCTGCCCGGTCACGAGCGGTTACCGCGACGGCATAGACGCCGTCTTGTGCGCCACCGGGCACCAATGGCGTCGCGAGCTGCCACGACACGGCGGATTTCCCGTCGGTCGTCTGCGATCCCACTACCTCCGAGCCGCCCTTCGTGCGCACACGAATCTGGGATGTCGTGGTGTCGATGCCGGTGAGCGTGTCATTGAGGGTCGCCGTGATCCTGGAGATGGTTCCCTTGGCGAACGACTCCGCCGCCGTGAGGTCCATCTGTGAGACCGACTGAATCTCTGGAACCTGCGTGTCGTAGGTGAAGGTGAAGGTCCCGGTCTCGCCGGACGTGCCGACCGCGTTGGTCGGCGTGATGCGAGCCGTGTAGACCCCATCGTCGCGTCCGTCGGTCGCCAGCGCCGGCTGTGGCGTGAACGCGAGCACGCCGTCCGCGAAGGTGGAAGCGCCGACCAGAGCTCTGCCGTCGGGGCCCGTGACCTCGATCCGCGAGCCGTTCGACGCGCCGGACAGCGTCGCCGACACACTCGTCAGCGCCGAGACGTAACCACGGTTCGCCGGAGTCACCGACACGATACGCGGCGCACCGGTCTTGACCGTGAACTCGCGGCGAATCGTGCCCGCGACGTTGCCGGCGCGGTCGCGCGCGACGATCTGGAGGGCATAGACGCCGTCCGCCGATCCGTCGGTCTTGAGCGGGTCGAATGAGATCGTGATCGTCGTGTCGTCCGTGGGACGCGCCGTCACAGAGAGAGCCGCCCCGCCCGGAGCGAGCAGCGAGATGATCGTGCCGGACAGATCGACGCCACTCGTCGCATCCGACAGCGTGACGCGCGCCTGCGACAGCGCCTCGGACACCACCGAGCCCGCCGCTGGCGTCGTCGACACGACCCTGGGCGGCTGCGAGTCGTAGACGATAGGGAACGTGCGCGCCAGGCGGTTCCCCGCCTTGTCCACGATGGTCGCGGCAAGCGTGTACGAGCCGTCGTCAGCGCCGGTGAGTGCGAACCGCGTGGATGGCCTCAACGTCACCGTGTCGACGCCATCGTTCTCCAGCGTCGCAGGGACGGTGGAGCCGCCAGCCTTCGTGAGAGAGAGCGATGTCGCTCCGAAGTCGATGCCGGAGACCGCGTCCTGGACCTTGGCGGCGAACGCATCGGGCGGCTGGCTCACGCGCGATGTACCGCCGGCGAGATCGACATGGGTCAGCGACGTCAGTACCGGCGCGACGAGATCGTGATAGAACGGCACGCTGCGCTGCTTGCCGACGTTGCCGGCGACATCCGCCAGGTTCTGCACGGTCAGCGTGTAGCGTCCGTTCTCGGATAGATTGGACCATCCCACCACCACGGCGAGAGGCGGGGCGGTCTCGGAGACCGAGACCGGTACGTCGACGCCGGATGGGCTCGTCAGTCGCACGGATGCTGTGGCGAAATTCACGCCGGTTCCGCTCTCCACGATGGCGAAAGACATGCTGTCGGTCGTCTTGAGCGCGACGATCTCATCACCGGCAATGGTCTTGCCTGAGCCGGTTGTCACAGCGGAAATGACCGGAGCGACCGTGTCGAGCGTGAAGGAGGAGGTTTTTGCGAGCCGGTTCCCCGCCTTATCGACGGCCGTGACAGTCGCCGTGTAGACTCCATTGCCGGCTGTAGCGGTAAGTGACGATCCGAGCTGAAGCCGAAGCGTGTTCGTCGCACGGTCGATGATGAGTGTGCCGGCAACCGGAGCTCCAGACGGGCTGGTCAGCGCGATTCCAGTCCCCGACGCGTCGAAGTCGAGCGCCGAGCCGGTCCCGGCGTTGACCATCGCGACGAATTCGGTCACTCCGGCATTCAGTCGAGCGCCGTTCGCCGGCGTGATGCTCGCGAGCTCAGGAGCCGTCACATCGACCGTGAAGTCGCCGGTTGCCTTCCCGACGTTGCCTCCGATGTCGGTGACCGCCGCTTCCAGCGTGTAGTTGCCCTCGGGCAACGCCGCCCCGGCAGTGTCGGTTCCCACCCATGTGATGTTCGCCGTCTTCGTCAGCGGCGAAGGACGGCTGATCGCAGGCGTGTTTCGGATGGGTCCCGCCGTCAGGGCGAAGTCCAGGCGAACCGGTGTCTCTGAACTGGCGTATGACACCGTCGTGGAGTCGCGGGAACCGTCGCCGTTCGGAGAGAGCGACCCGACGCGGAGCGAGACGACAGGGGCGGTCGTGTCCACGGTGATCTGGACAATCGCCGTCGTTGCGCCGACATCAATGATCTTGTTGTCGAAGCTGTCGATGGCGATCTGGGCTTTGTAGGTTCCTTCGGCGACCTTCTGGGTGGAACCCCACGCCACCGCACCGTCCCACTCCGAACTGACGGCAATCGTCGTTTCCTCTGCACGAACCTTTGGCATCGACTGAACCGCGCCCTTGGAGACCCAGTCGTCCGCCTCGCTGAACGTGCCGTCCGGGCCCCCGACACCACCCGGTCCACGTGTGTCGATGACCACTCGGTAGCTACCGATCAGCACGCCCGTTACAAAGACGACGAAAGCGCTATCCTGAGACCCATCGCCGTTGGGGCTGAACGTCGGGACGTATGCGGCGTCTCGCGCCGCGTTTTCGTCAAGCGCGTCCGTCGCGTACGGGGCGACTGTGAAGCCCTGAGCGAGCACACTCCACGTCGGTACGACGGCGAATGTCAGGGACAGGACAACGCGCACCAAGAAGGCGGGAATCCCGCCGCCGCGCGGCGAAGTCCGTGCACACGGATCCCCCTCAGTGCCCCTGTCCCGGTCAGCATCGAAGGCAAAGCGAGATGCCAACAACGTTCTGCGCGGATCGCACGAGGGACCATGGGCTGATTGGGCGCTTGAGCCGTTCTTGCGTGGTCTCATCGCTGGTTCTTCATTCCCTCTCGTCGTCCGTGTCCGTCATGTAGCTCGCTGTTCCTGATCGCAAGGCGAATGGTGCGTGGGCGACCCGCCTTCTCCGTAGCTCGTCCCAAGAAGCGTGGAACCGTATGATAGACGAAGTGCCGGGCGAATGGTTGACTTCGTCGTGCGGGATATTCGGCTGAGCATGACCAGCCGTCGAGCGTCATCGACGGCGTAGCA
This window harbors:
- a CDS encoding tetratricopeptide repeat protein yields the protein MIDRVFRHGADVTTFVARIFREPAARRAARFAAAVCVAVGVWLLSGCDERAAERRLASLVEESRTRESPDAEWEEAIRKIARGARDEAVRLRASYVFGNALRSAERYEEAAAAYARCDVEGFILRDMARYYRAECLRRLQRHDEAVDALRSLLQDFPAFPLPATATFALAEEYEASGESGKSLAAFQSIADDPDLGRSARVRAAKALSGIDKHAEAFDLLQTLIEEKGNDAHALRAVEELQRIVSANPALKLTRRQEFLQAQVLHDNGQRARARDLWDKVVRSGSDDLTHRSRYAVGMSYMRERDWGNANKVFTKLIATAGASYKARGTLQKALAARRDQKRTTALKVFDDLERLYPKSDVFVECLMEHAWTLKDAGDYAGALAFYSRVARDFGKSSFGDEASWQSAWCQIKLGSNDSAIQSLTSLVLQHPKSSHVGRAWFWIGKLSERVGKWSESADAYRRVVEADTYYYVDRAIERLGALESDGRIPRSVVPALRRVVAKSAISLDTLRGQVSDRVTLMEALSDYGAAIAELTSLAQRDASQRAKYTFHVVTAYQAAGKPYQAYLAAYRFTTLPEVRSNGTAPPIEIGELLYPLPYPEAIEKEGREFDIDPHYIAATIREESRFNPTVKSWAGAYGLMQVMPDTGKVVAQRLGIESFTTSMLLDPEVNIRIGSWYLRSLMDQFGDDPYLVAGAYNGGPGRMSRWQTEFGVTDRDEFIEQIPIDETRNHIFKVMHAYNTYTRLYEDLGAE
- a CDS encoding LpxI family protein — its product is MVPMTEPLGIIAGGGRLPVLLAQRAAHHRPVVVVSIAEKTQPELLASAARLERVPVGQIASILAVFDESGTKELAIIGSVRKDVVFRPTQLDWLALKILAQTRARGDQAILAAIGDEFARRGFVIADQRYHLGDIVPNAGPVTSRRIGKRAAEAAASAMALARSVADLDIGQTVVVKDGIPVAIEAIEGTDAAIRRGAELGGEGVVVAKAARPEHDFRFDVPTIGADTIHVLIEAHASMIVVEAGRTFLLDREECVRQADQAGLRIMAL
- the lpxA gene encoding acyl-ACP--UDP-N-acetylglucosamine O-acyltransferase, translating into MPDIHSSAIVSPNAILADDVQIGPFSIIDDDVTIGSGSRIHEHVKVARHTTIGSGCELFFGAVVGHVSVDLKYRGGICRTDIGDRTVLREYVTISASSFDGGTTSVGSRCLLMNWSNVAHDCVIGDGVIMANFATLGGHVQIEGNCRIGAHSAFHQFVRVGRGSMSGACSKFVQDLPPYTVADGHPARLRGLNLLGRGTAQSHPMRDVPEESVRRLKQAYRILFRNATNLSVNVARVRDEVEDDAYVSHLLEFIESSKRGVCR
- the lpxC gene encoding UDP-3-O-[3-hydroxymyristoyl] N-acetylglucosamine deacetylase; the protein is MPTSSTDRSKDESTLQQTVASPAVVSGISLMLGVEATMRVCPAAPNTGIAFQRVDQPARPTVAVVPENLVSDLGRSTGVRAGEASVQTIEHVMSALAGVGIDNALIEIDAPEPPIGDGSASPLVDAIIDAGIATQAVPRRRLRLSEPIHVEHGDRRIDLIPSDRLRVTFVFDNYGRAGVQTQIATFDITPETYQREIAPARTFCFEDEVAALRSAGLGKGADDSNVLVIDESGQPGGGHAFRFQDEMVRHKVLDLIGDLYTAGSLPLAHIIAVRSQHALNLQLSRQLAELCRQQQEIRVSELEPPLDLTQIEGILPHRAPFLFIDRVVQIEGERRIVAVKNVTGNEDFFRGHFPGRPIMPGVLIVEALAQAGGVLLMRSPTFAGKLALFMTIEDAKFRRPVTPGDQLRLEVEALRVRARVGRLRGAAYVGDTLAAEATFSFAIADRDAVG
- the mltG gene encoding endolytic transglycosylase MltG; the protein is MKHYEHERLHDLAARCLRQRLFQRTGHSIRFVTPKRLPWRAIVAVAALATAAFGLSLVVAGPSLAASKALRRYVRATHGAPRVETATSPATAPLAASMLPQPFGSANESGSDSQASDALPRPVAPTTDYLLDDLRGSATYVVWTLPSRVTNTQIALLWQANGFGPALELLTALNDDRLLAKYGLRSPLPDGYILAGSYRFPKGSPARTVAALMLDEFHAATADLFADARRLYPSMSSQDVLTLASIIEQEAGTADGKRRVSSVFHNRLRRGMRLQSEPTIAYGLGNPQRSMMPSDRSAQSPYNTYVIDGIPPSPICSVSLDSIRTAVHPAETAYLFFDVGEGGKNRFSTTLAEHVGGSLADTSLP